From a single Lates calcarifer isolate ASB-BC8 linkage group LG12, TLL_Latcal_v3, whole genome shotgun sequence genomic region:
- the igfn1.3 gene encoding immunoglobulin-like and fibronectin type III domain-containing protein 1, with amino-acid sequence MFKIRKSKDEEPTAPGQVRIKKRSRVPGVMITQYVEELPEGMTTPDFTRKPIALTIQEGKMAIFRAVVTGKPAPTVTWMRNNGEITEEMYKIIYDASSGEHQLQIPDVSVDEADTYKCFAENEYGKAIVTAALNVIEVGYKKNRALQQSRTAIREIPEDFKKTLKTTVDLEPKEEAKPEIDDKFWELLLSADKKDYEKICAQYAITDFRWLLKKLSEKKIEREQEQEKVVERLCNLKPIELKASGEAEFELEMSLKDPTSKIYLFKDGVMVPFDADTEVKHALKQVGKKFVFSINGVNPEDAGLYQVEVDGVKIFSTDLKLPPIDFLVKIQDVNAEEREDAVFECVISQPLKKITWMGKNVSLEQGDKYDILVSEDMLIHTLVVKDCMPLDKGIYAAVAGLKSCNAWLIVEADNDPNSVGKKKARKTTRAGGGGADLLKIAEEQNAKIQKERDELIAKAKAEAEAAAAAAAAAEAEKAEAEAKAKAEAVAKAKEKAKEKAKAKQKTATTKAKTKTKVKAEGGEGTDKAEGTSDIENEEEEEDVEEEEEEEEGSETAKSTSSKPKKIKAEGEASAQGADTEEGEPVQEKRKRVRAGPLVPDTVIDPGVYFTSGLSDVTAIIGTDAELVCRLSSEECDGVWYKDGTEITATDDICIVKDGTYRKIIIKNCKEDDAGKYRCEADGRKTEAVLSISDPPRINPDDLTEFIKPVIIKTGKDAAFKLTFVGREPMKIQWYNEGEELLEDTHVKIEKSSSHSRLLLTKCQRKTTGEIKIKIKNECGTTEAITQLVVLDKPTPPLGPVDIIESSSTCIEFKWRPPKNNGGSPITDYILERQQIGRNSWKKLGKIGPESKYRDTDVDHGRKYCYHIRAETDQGISEMMETDDIQAGTKAYPGPPSTPKIVSAFKDCINLAWSAPSNTGGTNILGYNVEKRKNGSNLWSLVNPPDEPIKEKKYAVKDVVEGIEYEFRVSAINISGAGEPSTPSEFVIARDPKKPPGKVIDLKVTDSTYTTLSLGWTKPTEEEGVQDEAKGYFVELRPAENPEWGRCNSSAIIMTSYTIMGLKSMAMYWVRVVATNEGGNGEPQELDNYIIAMPPPVKPQFTDKKIKNFMVMKAGNAARINFNFQASPLPAITWLKDGLPVPKHVTVSNSDTSSQLMISSSERHDTGIYTIILKNLVGQETSSVEIRITDDPKVPGPVELDENVSGTVTVSWAPSPDEKKDDRLHYMITKHDSVKRTWQTVADHLFNNKFTAINIMPGRQYKFRVYAKNDMGISKPSESATWEVKRKKETFSLTLPESKDCNFETLPSFTVPLKTHNSPESYECYMSCAVTGNPRPHVTWYRNNVSLNTNTNYYITNTCGVCSMVILKVGPKDSGDYKVIAENSLGRVECSTKLVVKD; translated from the exons ATGTTTAAGATACGTAAATCTAAGGATGAGGAGCCAACTGCTCCAGGGCAGG TGAGAATTAAAAAGAGGTCGAGGGTGCCTGGGGTGATGATTACCCAATATGTGGAAGAACTACCTGAAGGCATGACCACACCAGATTTCACTCGGAAACCAATTGCTCTGACGATTCAAGAAG GAAAAATGGCTATCTTCAGGGCAGTAGTTACTGGCAAACCAGCACCTACTGTGACCTGGATGAGAAACAATGGAGAAATTACTGAGGAAATGTACAAAATCATCTATGATGCAAGCTCTGGCGAACACCAGCTACAG ATTCCTGATGTATCGGTGGATGAAGCTGACACCTACAAGTGTTTTGCGGAAAATGAATATGGAAAAGCAATCGTAACTGCTGCACTAAATGTTATTGAAG TTGGCTATAAAAAGAACAGAGCTTTGCAACAATCAAGAACAG CTATCCGAGAGATACCTGAGGATTTCAAAAAGACCTTAAAAACTAC GGTTGACCTTGAGCCAAAAGAGGAGGCAAAACCAGAAATCGATGACAAGTTTTGGGAATTGTTGTTGAGTGCAGACAAGAAGGATTATGAAAAGATATGTGCACAGTATGCTATCACTGATTTTCGTTGGCTGCTGAAAAAACTAAGTGAGAAGAAGATAGAAAGGGAGCAAGAGCAGGAAAAG GTCGTTGAAAGACTTTGCAACCTAAAGCCCATTGAATTGAAAGCTTCTGGTGAGGCAGAGTTTGAACTTGAAATGTCACTCAAAGACCCAACTAGCAAAATCTACTTATTTAAG GATGGAGTTATGGTTCCTTTTGATGCTGACACAGAGGTAAAACATGCATTGAAGCAAGTTGGAAAGAAGTTTGTGTTTAGCATCAATGGTGTTAACCCAGAGGATGCAGGATTATACCAGGTGGAGGTTGATGGTGTTAAGATCTTCTCAACTGACTTAAAAC TTCCCCCCATAGACTTCTTGGTCAAGATCCAGGATGTGAAcgcagaggaaagagaggatgctgtgtttgagtgtgtcatttcacaaccactgaaaaagaTTACTTGGATGGGCAAGAATGTCTCACTGGAGCAAGGAGACAAATATGACATCCTTGTGTCAGAGGACATGCTAATTCACACTTTGGTAGTAAAGGACTGCATGCCATTGGACAAAGGAATTTATGCAGCTGTGGCTGGACTTAAATCCTGCAACGCCTGGCTTATAGTGGAAG CTGACAATGATCCAAATTCGGTCGGAAAGAAGAAAGCTCGCAAAACAACCcgagcaggtggtggtggagctgATCTTCTGAAGATAGCTGAGGAACAAAATGCAaagatacagaaagagagagatgagctgATCGCAAAGGCAAAGGCAGAGGCAGaagcagcagccgcagcagctgctgcagctgaagctgaGAAAGCAGAAGCcgaagctaaagctaaagcagAAGCAGTAGCCAAAGCTAAAgaaaaggcaaaagaaaaagctaaagcaaagcaaaagactgcaacaacaaaggcaaagacaaagacaaaggtgAAGGCAGAAGGGGGAGAGGGCACTGATAAGGCAGAAGGAACCTCTGATATAgagaatgaagaggaggaagaagatgtagaagaggaggaggaggaagaggaaggctCTGAAACAGCTAAATCTACATCATCAAAACCAAAGAAGAtaaaagcagagggagaggctTCTGCTCAAGGTGCTGATACTGAAGAAGGGGAGCCTGTtcaagagaagaggaagagggtgaggGCAGGCCCACTTGTCCCTGATACAGTCATTG ACCCTGGCGTGTACTTCACCAGTGGACTGTCAGATGTAACTGCCATCATTGGGACTGATGCAGAGTTGGTCTGCAGACTGAGCAGTGAGGAATGTGATGGAGTCTGGTACAAAGATGGGACAGAG ataaCAGCTACAGATGATATCTGTATTGTTAAAGATGGGACTTATCGCAAAATAATTATCAAAAACTGCAAAGAAGATGATGCTGGGAAGTACCGATGTGAAGCTGATGGACGTAAAACAGAAGCTGTGCTAAGTATTTCAG ATCCTCCAAGAATCAACCCTGATGACCTCACAGAGTTCATAAAACCTGTTATAATCAAAACTGGGAAAGATGCAGCCTTCAAGCTGACCTTTGTTGGCCGGGAACCAATGAAGATCCAGTGGTACAATGAGGGCGAAGAGCTGTTGGAGGACACCCATGTCAAGATAGAGAAGTCTTCCTCTCACAGTCGACTGCTGCTAACCAAGTGCCAACGCAAAACCACAGGAGAAATTAAGATCaagattaaaaatgaatgtggaaCAACTGAAGCCATCACACAGCTTGTTGTATTAG ATAAACCAACACCACCTCTAGGCCCTGTAGATATAATTGAAAGTTCGTCAACTTGCATTGAGTTCAAATGGAGGCCTCCCAAAAACAATGGAGGTTCTCCTATCACTGACTACATCCTGGAACGTCAGCAAATTGGCCGAAACAGCTGGAAGAAATTAGGCAAGATTGGCCCAGAGTCTAAATATAGGGACACTGATGTGGATCATGGCAGAAAGTACTGCTACCACATCAGGGCTGAAACCGATCAAGGCATCAGTGAAATGATGGAGACTGACGACATTCAGGCAGGGACAAAGG CCTACCCTGGACCTCCTTCTACACCAAAAATTGTTAGTGCTTTCAAAGACTGTATCAATCTTGCTTGGTCTGCACCTTCTAATACTGGAGGAACCAACATTTTGGGATACAACGTGGAGAAGCGCAAGAATGGCAGTAATCTGTGGAGCCTTGTCAACCCACCCGATGAGCCCATCAAAG AGAAAAAGTATGCAGTGAAGGATGTTGTTGAAGGCATTGAGTATGAGTTCCGTGTATCAGCCATCAATATTTCTGGTGCTGGTGAGCCAAGTACACCCTCTGAATTTGTGATCGCAAGAGATCCAAAGA AGCCACCTGGTAAAGTTATTGACTTGAAAGTGACGGACTCCACATATACCACCTTATCCCTGGGCTGGACCAAACCcacggaggaggagggggtcCAAGATGAGGCCAAAGGATACTTTGTGGAGCTCAGACCAGCAGAAAACCCAGAATGGGGTAGATGTAACTCCAGTGCTATCATTATGACCTCCTACACTATTATGGGTCTGAAGTCTATGGCCATGTACTGGGTAAGAGTTGTAGCCACCAATGAGGGTGGAAACGGTGAGCCTCAAGAGTTGGACAACTACATCATTGCAATGCCTCCTCCAG TGAAACCTCaattcactgacaaaaaaataaagaacttCATGGTAATGAAAGCTGGGAATGCTGCTCGAATCAACTTTAACTTTCAG GCCTCTCCACTACCAGCAATCACATGGCTCAAGGACGGCCTGCCTGTGCCCAAGCATGTGACAGTGAGCAACTCGGATACATCATCACAGTTAATGATCTCCTCATCAGAGCGCCATGATACTGGGATCTACACCATCATCTTGAAGAACCTTGTTGGTCAAGAAACCTCCAGCGTTGAGATAAGAATCACAG ATGACCCCAAGGTTCCAGGCCCCGTGGAGCTGGATGAGAACGTGTCCGGAACAGTAACGGTCTCCTGGGCTCCGTCTCCCGATGAGAAGAAAGACGACAGACTGCATTACATGATCACCAAGCATGACTCTGTTAAGCGTACTTGGCAAACCGTGGCAGACCACCTCTTCAATAACAAGTTCACTGCCATCAACATCATGCCAGGAAGGCAGTATAAGTTCAGGGTCTATGCCAAGAATGACATGGGGATATCCAAACCCTCTGAGTCAGCAACCTGGgaagtgaagagaaagaaag aaacattttctttgaccCTTCCTGAATCTAAGGACTGCAACTTTGAGACACTTCCATCATTCACTgttccactgaaaacacacaacagtccAGAGAGCTACGAGTGCTACATGAGTTGTGCGGTGACAGGAAACCCCAGACCCCATGTTACCTGGTACAGAAATAATGTCAGCCTCAATACCAACACTAACTACTACATCACCAATACATGTGGAGTCTGTTCCATGGTTATACTCAAAGTTGGGCCCAAGGACAGTGGAGATTACAAAGTCATAGCAGAAAACTCTCTGGGCAGAGTGGAGTGTTCAACTAAACTTGTTGTTAAAG aTTAG